A single Alosa sapidissima isolate fAloSap1 chromosome 17, fAloSap1.pri, whole genome shotgun sequence DNA region contains:
- the zic4 gene encoding zinc finger protein ZIC 4 isoform X2, whose product MSVDALGSPVMDPTFSKRNTALRLVDLAGAHHHHHHHHHTPQSVTGFPGFSSHPHSMAHAHPGEITAEPRLGPSPFGPEHMGHSAALKISPAHHYPHHHHHNHHIAGHSEVVSSQTGAFGPVQAATVPYSMSHTAQALSAGSYPGHYGHHPDAANHTLFPGLHHEQPSNGAPGGQALSGQIRLGIPGEMYVRSDHLSQVASSRTDPFAASPLHSYGGLNLNMNLSAHHHGPGAFFRYMRQPIKQELICKWLEPEHSVKKLCSKTYSTMHELVTHVTVEHVGGPEQANHICFWEECPREGKPFKAKYKLVNHIRVHTGEKPFPCPFPGCGKVFARSENLKIHKRTHTGEKPFKCEFDGCDRRFANSSDRKKHSHVHTSDKPYNCKVRGCDKSYTHPSSLRKHMKVHCKSPPPSSGYESSTPSLVSPSSDLGREPAPSSLSEPLSASQPANLSEWYVCHSSGASGSQTPPSGSSTPDPSERPQYRNPPCRDTF is encoded by the exons ATGAGCGTGGATGCTTTGGGAAGCCCTGTGATGGACCCTACGTTTTCCAAACGGAACACAGCGCTGAGATTAGTTGACTTGGCAGGggctcaccaccatcaccatcatcaccaccatacCCCTCAGAGCGTGACAGGCTTCCCGGGGTTCAGCAGCCATCCACACTCAATGGCTCACGCGCACCCTGGGGAGATTACTGCGGAACCCCGCCTGGGGCCGAGTCCATTCGGGCCAGAACACATGGGGCACTCCGCGGCCCTCAAAATCAGCCCAGCCCATCATTatccccaccaccatcaccacaatCATCATATTGCAGGCCACAGTGAAGTGGTCTCCAGTCAAACGGGAGCTTTTGGCCCGGTGCAGGCGGCGACGGTCCCATACTCTATGTCTCATACGGCCCAGGCATTATCCGCAG GTAGCTATCCGGGACACTATGGTCATCACCCCGATGCTGCGAACCATACCCTCTTCCCCGGACTTCATCACGAACAGCCTTCTAACGGAGCTCCAGGTGGCCAAGCACTGAGCGGACAAATACGGTTAGGAATACCTGGAGAAATGTATGTTAGATCTGATCACTTGAGTCAAGTGGCAAGCTCCAGGACAGACCCATTTGCTGCATCGCCTCTGCACAGCTACGGCGGTCTCAATCTGAACATGAATCTCAGCGCTCACCACCACGGACCAGGAGCCTTTTTTCGGTACATGAGGCAACCGATTAAGCAAGAACTGATCTGCAAATGGTTGGAACCGGAACACTCAGTGAAAAAACTATGCTCCAAAACTTACAGCACCATGCATGAACTGGTGACACATGTGACAGTGGAACACGTCGGGGGACCAGAGCAAGCAAATCATATATGTTTTTGGGAAGAGTGTCCTCGAGAAGGAAAGCCTTTTAAAGCCAAGTACAAACTTGTAAATCATATCAGAGTACACACCGGAGAAAAACCATTCCCGTGTCCATTCCCCGGCTGTGGAAAAGTATTCGCAAGATCGGAAAATCTTAAAATTCACAAAAGAACTCACACAG GCGAGAAGCCCTTTAAATGTGAGTTTGACGGATGTGACAGACGCTTCGCCAACAGCAGTGACCGGAAGAAGCACTCCCACGTGCACACCAGCGATAAGCCCTACAACTGCAAAGTGAGAGGTTGTGACAAATCCTACACGCACCCCAGCTCTTTGCGAAAACACATGAAAGTGCACTGCAAGTCTCCACCTCCGAGTTCTGGTTACGAATCATCGACTCCATCTCTCGTTTCACCCTCATCAGACTTGGGCCGGGAGCCAGCTCCCTCCTCACTGTCCGAACCTCTCTCCGCGTCTCAGCCAGCGAATCTAAGCGAGTGGTACGTTTGTCACAGTTCAGGTGCCAGCGGCTCCCAGACCCCTCCCAGCGGCTCCTCCACACCTGACCCTTCAGAGAGGCCTCAATACAGGAACCCGCCATGCAGGGACACATTCTAA
- the zic4 gene encoding zinc finger protein ZIC 4 isoform X1, with translation MSVDALGSPVMDPTFSKRNTALRLVDLAGAHHHHHHHHHTPQSVTGFPGFSSHPHSMAHAHPGEITAEPRLGPSPFGPEHMGHSAALKISPAHHYPHHHHHNHHIAGHSEVVSSQTGAFGPVQAATVPYSMSHTAQALSAGRDFLIRRDLTAQAMPVLTDQPTGTSSHHGMFVSTTGSYPGHYGHHPDAANHTLFPGLHHEQPSNGAPGGQALSGQIRLGIPGEMYVRSDHLSQVASSRTDPFAASPLHSYGGLNLNMNLSAHHHGPGAFFRYMRQPIKQELICKWLEPEHSVKKLCSKTYSTMHELVTHVTVEHVGGPEQANHICFWEECPREGKPFKAKYKLVNHIRVHTGEKPFPCPFPGCGKVFARSENLKIHKRTHTGEKPFKCEFDGCDRRFANSSDRKKHSHVHTSDKPYNCKVRGCDKSYTHPSSLRKHMKVHCKSPPPSSGYESSTPSLVSPSSDLGREPAPSSLSEPLSASQPANLSEWYVCHSSGASGSQTPPSGSSTPDPSERPQYRNPPCRDTF, from the exons ATGAGCGTGGATGCTTTGGGAAGCCCTGTGATGGACCCTACGTTTTCCAAACGGAACACAGCGCTGAGATTAGTTGACTTGGCAGGggctcaccaccatcaccatcatcaccaccatacCCCTCAGAGCGTGACAGGCTTCCCGGGGTTCAGCAGCCATCCACACTCAATGGCTCACGCGCACCCTGGGGAGATTACTGCGGAACCCCGCCTGGGGCCGAGTCCATTCGGGCCAGAACACATGGGGCACTCCGCGGCCCTCAAAATCAGCCCAGCCCATCATTatccccaccaccatcaccacaatCATCATATTGCAGGCCACAGTGAAGTGGTCTCCAGTCAAACGGGAGCTTTTGGCCCGGTGCAGGCGGCGACGGTCCCATACTCTATGTCTCATACGGCCCAGGCATTATCCGCAGGTAGGGATTTCCTCATACGACGAGATCTGACAGCTCAAGCCATGCCAGTGCTGACCGACCAGCCTACTGGTACATCCTCTCACCACGGAATGTTTGTCTCAACAACAGGTAGCTATCCGGGACACTATGGTCATCACCCCGATGCTGCGAACCATACCCTCTTCCCCGGACTTCATCACGAACAGCCTTCTAACGGAGCTCCAGGTGGCCAAGCACTGAGCGGACAAATACGGTTAGGAATACCTGGAGAAATGTATGTTAGATCTGATCACTTGAGTCAAGTGGCAAGCTCCAGGACAGACCCATTTGCTGCATCGCCTCTGCACAGCTACGGCGGTCTCAATCTGAACATGAATCTCAGCGCTCACCACCACGGACCAGGAGCCTTTTTTCGGTACATGAGGCAACCGATTAAGCAAGAACTGATCTGCAAATGGTTGGAACCGGAACACTCAGTGAAAAAACTATGCTCCAAAACTTACAGCACCATGCATGAACTGGTGACACATGTGACAGTGGAACACGTCGGGGGACCAGAGCAAGCAAATCATATATGTTTTTGGGAAGAGTGTCCTCGAGAAGGAAAGCCTTTTAAAGCCAAGTACAAACTTGTAAATCATATCAGAGTACACACCGGAGAAAAACCATTCCCGTGTCCATTCCCCGGCTGTGGAAAAGTATTCGCAAGATCGGAAAATCTTAAAATTCACAAAAGAACTCACACAG GCGAGAAGCCCTTTAAATGTGAGTTTGACGGATGTGACAGACGCTTCGCCAACAGCAGTGACCGGAAGAAGCACTCCCACGTGCACACCAGCGATAAGCCCTACAACTGCAAAGTGAGAGGTTGTGACAAATCCTACACGCACCCCAGCTCTTTGCGAAAACACATGAAAGTGCACTGCAAGTCTCCACCTCCGAGTTCTGGTTACGAATCATCGACTCCATCTCTCGTTTCACCCTCATCAGACTTGGGCCGGGAGCCAGCTCCCTCCTCACTGTCCGAACCTCTCTCCGCGTCTCAGCCAGCGAATCTAAGCGAGTGGTACGTTTGTCACAGTTCAGGTGCCAGCGGCTCCCAGACCCCTCCCAGCGGCTCCTCCACACCTGACCCTTCAGAGAGGCCTCAATACAGGAACCCGCCATGCAGGGACACATTCTAA